In Candidatus Hydrogenedentota bacterium, a single genomic region encodes these proteins:
- a CDS encoding class I SAM-dependent methyltransferase — translation MDIPRIFNIIESAHRIHNPFTPEKLAALGAALRLEPGARVLDLGSGSGEMLCTWARDYGIVGTGVDMSRLFTEQARRRAEELGVAGQVEFIHGDAAGYVSDEKADVAACVGATWIGGGVAGTVALLARSLRPGGIILIGEPYWRQLPPTEEVAKGCLAHLISDFLMLPELLGSFGRLGYDVVEMVLADQDGWDRYEAAKWLTMRRWLEANPGDELAEEIRAKLASEPERHAAYTREYMGWGVFALMPR, via the coding sequence ATGGACATACCACGCATATTCAACATCATCGAGAGCGCCCACCGCATCCACAATCCGTTCACCCCTGAAAAGCTCGCCGCGCTGGGCGCTGCGCTGCGTCTGGAACCGGGGGCGCGCGTGCTCGATCTCGGCAGCGGTTCGGGGGAGATGCTGTGCACCTGGGCGCGCGATTACGGCATTGTCGGCACCGGCGTTGACATGAGCCGGTTGTTCACCGAGCAGGCGAGACGCCGTGCCGAGGAACTCGGCGTCGCCGGGCAAGTCGAGTTCATCCACGGCGACGCCGCGGGTTATGTCTCGGACGAGAAGGCCGATGTGGCGGCCTGTGTCGGCGCCACCTGGATTGGCGGGGGCGTCGCGGGCACTGTCGCGCTTCTGGCGCGGAGCCTCCGCCCCGGCGGGATCATCCTCATCGGAGAGCCTTACTGGCGGCAGTTGCCGCCAACGGAGGAGGTTGCCAAAGGGTGCCTTGCGCACTTAATTTCCGATTTTCTGATGCTTCCGGAACTTCTGGGGTCTTTCGGTCGCCTTGGTTATGATGTTGTGGAAATGGTTCTGGCGGACCAGGACGGCTGGGACAGGTATGAGGCGGCCAAATGGCTCACCATGCGCCGATGGCTTGAGGCGAATCCCGGCGACGAGCTGGCGGAGGAAATCCGGGCCAAACTTGCCTCGGAGCCCGAGCGCCATGCCGCTTACACGCGTGAATACATGGGCTGGGGCGTG